The bacterium genome window below encodes:
- a CDS encoding sialidase family protein, with amino-acid sequence MDKPFINQSDLFIGGLDGYPVYRIPSLLLTNNHVLLAFCEARAGLDDTGHIGIALKRSFDNGITWEPMRIIADDGSGTIGNPCPVQD; translated from the coding sequence ATGGACAAACCGTTTATTAATCAGTCTGACTTATTTATCGGGGGCTTAGATGGGTACCCCGTATATCGTATCCCGTCACTCCTACTCACTAATAACCATGTTCTTTTGGCGTTTTGTGAGGCGAGAGCAGGTTTGGATGACACTGGTCATATTGGGATAGCTTTAAAACGAAGTTTTGATAATGGTATTACCTGGGAACCGATGCGCATAATTGCCGATGATGGAAGCGGAACAATAGGCAACCCTTGCCCCGTTCAAGAC